From the genome of Calditrichota bacterium, one region includes:
- a CDS encoding glutamine--tRNA ligase/YqeY domain fusion protein, producing MANEKPERPANFIRNIITEDLKHGKNGGRVHTRFPPEPNGYLHIGHAKAICLSFGIAEEFGGKCNLRFDDTNPAKEEEEYVRSIVEDVHWLGFDWEDRLFYASDYFDKMYEYAEQLIKQGQAYVCDLSAEEIREYRGTLKQPGKESPYRNRSVEENLDLFRRMRAGEFPDGSRTLRAKIDMSHPNLNMRDPVMYRILRATHHRTGDKWCIYPMYDWAHGLEDSIEGITHSLCTLEFEDHRPLYDWFLDQLGVHHPQQIEFARLNLSYTIMSKRKLLELVRDGQVDGWDDPRMPTISGLRRRGYTPASIRNFSDLIGVAKRDSVVDIAMLEYCIREDLNKRAPRRMAVLRPLKVIITNYPEGKEEELDAINNPEDASMGTRKVPFSRVLYIEQDDFREDPPKKFFRLAPGREVRLRYAYFIKCVDVVKDEKTGEIKELHCTYDAATRGGDAPDGRKVKATLHWVSAAQAIDAEVRLYDRLFNISDPTANKEKDFKEFINPNSLEILGNCKLEPALADARVEENYQFERLGYFCIDSKYSRPEKLVFNRTVSLKDTWARIEKAMAEQAKNKK from the coding sequence ATGGCAAACGAGAAGCCTGAAAGACCGGCAAATTTCATTCGGAATATCATTACCGAAGATCTGAAGCACGGGAAAAATGGCGGCAGAGTGCACACGCGCTTTCCGCCGGAGCCGAACGGCTACTTGCACATTGGGCACGCCAAAGCGATTTGTTTGAGTTTTGGCATTGCCGAGGAATTTGGCGGGAAGTGCAATTTGCGTTTTGACGATACAAATCCGGCGAAAGAAGAGGAAGAATACGTTCGTTCCATTGTCGAAGATGTTCATTGGCTGGGGTTTGATTGGGAAGATCGACTGTTTTATGCGTCCGATTATTTTGACAAAATGTACGAATACGCGGAGCAGCTCATCAAGCAGGGGCAGGCTTACGTCTGCGATTTGAGCGCCGAAGAAATCCGCGAATATCGCGGAACGCTGAAGCAACCAGGAAAAGAGAGTCCTTATCGCAATCGATCTGTGGAAGAAAATCTGGATTTGTTTCGCCGCATGAGAGCCGGCGAATTTCCCGACGGGTCGCGCACGCTGCGGGCGAAAATTGACATGTCGCATCCCAATTTGAACATGCGGGATCCGGTGATGTATCGGATTTTGCGCGCCACGCATCATCGAACAGGCGACAAATGGTGCATTTATCCCATGTACGATTGGGCGCACGGACTGGAAGATTCCATCGAAGGCATCACGCACTCGTTGTGTACGCTGGAATTTGAAGATCATCGTCCACTGTACGATTGGTTTCTGGATCAGTTGGGCGTTCATCATCCGCAGCAAATCGAATTTGCCCGGCTGAATTTGAGCTACACGATTATGAGTAAACGGAAGCTGTTGGAATTGGTGAGAGACGGACAAGTGGACGGCTGGGACGATCCGCGCATGCCGACGATTTCAGGCTTGCGGCGTCGCGGTTACACGCCGGCGTCGATTCGGAATTTTTCCGATTTAATCGGCGTGGCAAAGCGCGACAGCGTGGTGGATATTGCCATGCTGGAATATTGCATTCGGGAAGACTTGAACAAACGGGCGCCGCGGAGAATGGCGGTGCTGCGGCCTTTGAAAGTCATCATTACGAATTATCCTGAAGGAAAAGAAGAAGAATTGGACGCCATCAACAATCCCGAAGATGCATCCATGGGCACGCGTAAAGTGCCATTTTCCCGGGTGCTTTACATTGAACAGGACGATTTTCGCGAGGACCCGCCGAAAAAGTTTTTTCGGCTGGCGCCGGGACGAGAGGTTCGTTTACGGTACGCTTATTTCATCAAATGCGTTGACGTTGTCAAAGATGAAAAGACCGGCGAAATCAAAGAACTGCATTGCACGTACGACGCGGCGACTCGCGGCGGTGATGCTCCTGACGGCAGAAAAGTGAAAGCTACGCTGCACTGGGTTTCTGCGGCGCAGGCGATTGATGCGGAAGTTCGTCTGTACGATCGTTTGTTCAATATTTCCGATCCCACAGCGAACAAAGAAAAGGATTTCAAGGAATTTATTAATCCGAATTCACTGGAAATTTTGGGAAACTGCAAATTGGAACCAGCGCTGGCGGATGCCCGGGTCGAAGAAAATTACCAGTTTGAGCGACTGGGGTATTTTTGCATTGACAGCAAATATTCGCGCCCCGAAAAATTGGTATTTAACCGCACTGTTTCTTTGAAAGATACCTGGGCGAGGATCGAAAAAGCAATGGCTGAACAAGCCAAAAATAAGAAATAA